The Pseudopipra pipra isolate bDixPip1 chromosome 10, bDixPip1.hap1, whole genome shotgun sequence genome includes the window TGACTGAGGCACTGGTACCTGAGAGTTCAGCAGTCCTTACTTTAAAATGAGACATCTCCactctttaaaattaattaatatttttgttgttaacTAATAAagagttttgttatttttggttttcatttctgaCTGTTCTCTCTCCTTGTCCCGTCTGTCACAGGCTACAGATCTGGTGCTGTAGCAAGATCACTCTGAAGCTTCAGAAAGCAAACACTGACTGGGTGCCCCTGCtcttaaaatcttaaaaaaggggcagccacagcattAGATACATCAATGGATGCAAGGCTGTCACTCACCATATGAAATCAGGAGTGTGATATGCCCAGGCTTGTGACAAACAGAGACAAATAagggaattcctccctgtgagggtggggaggccctggcacaggttgcccagagaagctgtggctgccccatccctggaagtgcccaaggccaggttggacagggcttggagcaacctgggctagtggaaggtgtccctgtccatggcatggggtggaactggatggtctttaaggtcccttccaacccaaaccatcctgggaatCTGGGATTTTGCTGAACATGTCACTCTACTCCTGACAACAAGACCAGCGCTGAGGGACACTCacactttgtttcctttttccctgtttcccagTGAGGTTCACCATTGCTGAGGATTCTGATGAGGCCACTCCCAGCACCAGGACCGGGATGAGTTTCACTGCACAGAAGTGCGGGGTCTGCTTCCAGCCCCCCTCCATCGTCCTCATCTACAGAGACCACAGCCAGGATAAGACCCGCCGGCGCATCATGCCCGTCAGGAATTTCTCCAGGTTCTCAGGTGAGGTGCATTCGTTAACCTGTAGCATTCCCCAGGTCCCCTCCAGACACAGAGAGAGGAACTCACTGGTAACAGCATTGTTAGTAACCACTGAGTAGCCTCTTACCAGCATGCAGGGCGTGCAGAcaggggtgttttggggtgacACTGCCTCCCCGAGGAGCCCAAGGCTCCATCTCAACCTGAGCAGTGCCTCTCTAAGTCTGGAGGATTTGGAGAGACACCcttgggaggggctgggagaagATCTGTCTCTGGGAAGAGCTTTGCTTGCAGCTGTAAGTGCTCGTGGTGGTTTTTGTCTCCAGACTGCAGCATGGCTGCCGAGCAGCTGAAGAACAACCCTCGGCACAAGCCCTACCTGGAAGGGGTCTCGCTGCGGCAGCTCCAGAAGCTCTACAGTTTGCTGAGAGGTCATCTGGAAGGAGAGAGCCTGGCTGAGAGCTTGGAAAAGTTTCAGCAGGAAGAGACCATTAACCCAGAGGAGGATATGAACAAACTAGATGACAAGGAACTAGCCAAGAGGAAGAGCATCATGGATGTGCTCTTTGAAAGGAACAGGAAGAAGAAGGGTGACCCTGATTTCATCTATGATGTTGAGGTGGAGTTCCCACAGGATGAGCAGCTGGAGTCCTGTGGCTGGGACCTGGAGTCAGATGAAGAAATCTGATTCCAGATTTCTGTCCCAGCAGAGAGGATGATGTCGGTGCCACACAGAACTGATGCACACTGGCTACAGAGAATCCTGGACCACAGCAGTCCCAGGGTTAAGGGAGCTTTGTTTAAGAAGCCAGACTTGATGAAATGGAAACCGGGCAGCTGAAATTGTTGGGTGGTTTTAGTCTTTTCCTAcataaaagaatttatttcatctttcaattttttttttacatttcagtcAGCTTTGGCTGAAAATGAAGTGTTAAATATTCATGTCCTGAAAGCACTGTTAAAGCTGCATTGCACAAGTAGAGTGTTTCTTATTGCCTGCTGGGAAGTTAAATATATATCATTCTTTCTGGATAAATCAACAGTGCACTGAGAATACTACTCTCACATTTCCTGAAAAATGCTTAAATCTCCAGTTTTAGCTTACACAAATATAAATCCTtatatttaagaaaaggaaTATCTAGAAAATGAATTAGTCTTGAAAGCACTTTTGAAAACACAGTGATTTCAAATTGCTGCAATGGGGTGGTTGGTTCCTTACACTCCTGGATGATGCTTTCTTATAAGTGCTCAATTCTGGGAGAATGTGCTTAAAGTATCCAAAAAAAATAGAGTGGTAGAAAGTCAAAGGCTGGGGTTTAGAGTAAAACAAAACCTTTACTCATCCCACTGAAGCTTTTATTCCCACTGTCTACCTCAGCTGGTCTGTACCAGCCAAATCCTTCTCTCCTGCAACAACTGGAGGACTAAGTTTAGGATTTTTTAGGAAATTGCACAACTCCAAAAGCTTCCCGAGTTTCAGCTTTCCAAACCCAGGCAgctgtgagggctgtgggtgagATGGGCCTTCATCCTGAGCTGTTGCCTGAGGTGACTCAGAGGAGTTGTAAATGGCCTCCCAGACTAGTTCCTGCCTTCCTTCTTGCAACCACAAACTAAATAAAACATGTTAAATTTATCAGCAAGATGTCTTGTGGCAGCCCAGGcgctggggctggaggagctctCCTCCCACACACCGAAACGATGGAGTCACTGCTGGGAAAATCTGGAACGGGTCTCAGTGGAACCACAGTGCTGTGCcacccctgcagagcaggagggagctcACCCTTGGCCACGGGGGTCTTCAGTTAGAAACGGAAGCTGGTGCCTCACTTGCCAAAATTAAAGAAATCTAAAGCCTGACTCGGCTCTCCCAGGACCGGAAGGGGTGTGTGGGGCTCTGGCACAGGCCTTGCCTCAAAGACTGCAACAGAACAGCAGAGAAAGATCTCCCACTTGGGCGGGAGGGGGCCATGGGGACTCCTCCTGCACACCCATCCTGCACCCAGCGTtgtcctggctgggctgggaggatgTGGTtgcaccccctccctgggcatgGCCTTTCTCACAGTGGGGGCTCCATGAGGCCTAACCAGTGCCCAGTTGAGGGGTAATCACCTCCCTGGACTGGGAGGTTCCTGCTggcctgtccctccagcccacACCAGTCCTTCGGGATGGAGCCCTGCTGGTCCTCCCAGTTTGTGCTCATCTGTGAACTTGGCACAAAGGTGCTCCACAGCCTTCTTTAGGTCATGGACAAAGATGAAATGGGGCAGATCCCAAACCAGACCCTGGTTTTTTCTCACCAGCCTCCTACTAACCACTACCTTGCATGCTTCATCTTCCAGCTGATCCTTACTTGCTTGGCTGCCCATCCATCCAGACTGTGACATCCACACTTGGATGAAGAATGTTGTGGGACTGTCCAAAGCCTTGCTGAAGCTGAGGGAAATGGCACCCACCACTTTCCCCTTGCCTACAGATCCACCCATTTCATCCTGAGAGGAAAGCAGGTCAGGCAGGCACAAGTTACCCTCATCAATCCACGCTCACTGCTCCCAGCCACCCTCTTCTAGAGGTGTGTTCCAAATAAAGGATACTCTGTGGTTTTCCCAACATGAAGGTGACTGCCCAGTTGCCCCCTGGGATGTCCTTTTGGCCATTACTGAAGTTGGGTGGGACACTTGGGTTATCCAGTCATGGAAGGGCCTTCCCTATCGCCATGACCTTGCAGAGATGGTGAGAGCAGCTTTGTAAAGACGTCCACCACTCTGAAAGTGGAGTCTCCTCCTGTTGCCCTGACATCCCATGCACATCCCAGCTCCAGGTGAGCCTCAGCTCTCCAGGCATGTGATGGGGGAGTGTGGATTATCCTGCCCATCAGCTCAACAGAACCAAGAACCCCCACTCTTTATTCgtgccctgggcagtgccaggtgCCCGGGTTCCTCCCTGCATGTGTTCCCACAGCTGCACCCCACATCCCCCTTCCAAAAGGAGATGCAGCGttggctggggtgggggggaagcgAGCCCATCCACAATCCAAGGTTGGCCCTGGCACCCACAGCAGGGGAAAACACCCCCAGGGACTGGGGCACCTGCTCACCCTGCCAGCAGGGAGACACTGGAATGCTGCCAGGAGACAGCACAGGGATGTATTTTTAGGTCATTGCTGTCCCCCGGGGGTGCAGCTTACAGGCAAAAGAAGGGCTGAAAGAGGCTGAGGGATTCCCCAGCTGGGGcctggtttggttttggctaGTTCAGTCTAAAACAGAGCCAGAAAGCAGCCATTTCTGAGCCGGGTCTGACAGTGGGGTTCCAGAGCCTTGGCTGCGCTCGGTCCCATTGGAGCTGCCAGCGTGTCCAGCAGGGTCCGACCTGCGCCACTGCCCAGCCCGGCACGGCCATCGGCCACACCAGGCTCACCCAATCCCTGTCCCACACCTCTGCCGGGGAGggggctgccctgctcctgctgcctgcaccaCCCCTGGCATCTTCCCGGCCCCACGCCAGTCTGGGCATCTccctccaccacctcccaggACAACTCCAGTGGGCTTGAGCCCCCACCAGCACACCCCCCATCGCCCTGCGGAGCCCACCCACATAAGGACATGCCCCCGGCATGCCCACAACGGCACTGCGGCTTTCCCACTCCCCCTGTTCCCAATGAAACACGTTTCACTGGAAaatcccagcagtgccagggaatAAAGCCGCTCCAGTTCTCAGGAGGGCTTTTGAGTTAGCACAAACCACCATcacttctccttcccccccagAGACTCTCCGAGGGACAGAGCAGCACTTCCCCAGGTAGCGCTGCCCCTCCAGGAGGGACGGTGTGAGCTGCAACCGGAGCTGGGTGGAGGAAACCCCCCACACCCACCGGAGCAGGGCTTCCACAATGAAGGGAAGGGCTTTCTCTTACTTCCTTTGCATGTttaatccagcactgctggcagaaAATAAGTCCATGATAAAATATAAGCAGGATATAATTTACTCTCCTGCCTTTCAATCAATATTTCGCATCGTTTCACTTGGGCTGTTTTTAATAGACTTTCTAACCAGGACTGTGGCTtaccaaagaaacaaacccccaaaaatgTGTCTTTCAGTCCTGCTGACAACGCCCATCTTATCAGCGCACGCACAGGGTGCACGCCCCGGGCTGCCTGCGGGTTTGCAGTGCCCGCAAGAGCACGGTGGGAGGCTGAGGCGAGGGAGAGCCTTCTCTGCATCGCCCGGGTGATGTCTGCTCCAGCCCGGGGCACCACGTGGAGGCCGTTTGCAGATCTGGAGGATGTTTTGAGGTgggaataaataaaaggaactgcctgaagggggggggggggaggggaaacaGCACTGGGGaaaacagtcacagaatcacagactagtttgggttggaagggaccttaaaaaatcatctggttccacctcccagccatgggcagggacaccttacactagcccaggttgctccaagccccatccaacctggccttggacacttccagggatgtggcatccacagcttctctggacaacctgtccCTTCAGCCAAGAGGTGTTTGATGTCGTGTCTGCTCAGCTCTTGTCCACACCAGCTGAAGATTTCTGCTGAAGACGTGTCCCTTGAGGATTCCCAGGCTCCATCAGTGGACACAGCCCTGAACCCTTTGGGTACCGTCAGGGCTCACCCAGCACCCCGTGTCCTCCATCCATCAAGTCTCCCTCTCACCCACCTCAGAGAGGTTATCAACTGTAATCCTGTAATCAGCCAACCTCCCACTCGCATTCTCTGTCCTgagcccttcctcctcctcctcctccttctcctcttcttcttcctcctcctcagccatCAGTAAGGGCTGGAAACCCCACACCGGTTTTTCAGCAtcttcagcagcttctccttGAGCATGAGGAAGACGACAGCGAAGGCCACCAGGAGCGTCAGGCAGGTGGGCAGAGCCAGCACGAGGTAGAGCAGCGCCAGGTCGGCCGTCTGCCAGCGGCAGCTCCGCAGGACGGGCTCGGGCAGCGCGCCGGGGCTCAGGGCGTGGGAGCCGTGGCTGCAGGTCACCTCCCGCCCGTCGGGGACGCGCAGCCCCTCCACCCGCTGCAGGGCGTCCCACCAGCCCAGCGTGCAGCAGTTGTAGGGGTTTCGGCTGAGGTAGAGCTCCCGCAGGCTCCCCCCCAGCGGCGTCCGCGCTGTGTccggcggcagcgccgggaggCAGTTGTCCCGCAGGTCCAGGCTGTGCAGCTCCAGGGTGCCCAGCGAGGCGGGGAAGGCGGTCAAGGAATTCCCCGAAAGGTCCAAGCGTACGAGGCTGTTCAGGGTGGAGAAGTCCACGCTGGTCGAGGAGAGGCTGGTGTTCCTCAGAGACAGCACCTGCAGTGTCAGGGCAAGGTCCTGCAGCCACCCCAGGCCCCCAGACAGTGCCTGGCAGTTGTCAGAGAGGTCCAGGTGGATCAGCGGCGTTCCCTGGAAGGGGCGGCCGCCCAGCCCCCGCAGGCCACAGCCGGCCAAGGAGAGATGGGTCAAGGTCTCCACGCCCCTGATGTCTACGCAGGGGGGACTCTCCGCCTCACCTGCAACGtctggctggggacagaggtCAACCTGGTTGTGGCTGAGGTCCACAGTAGTGATCTTCCTGGTGTGGGTGAAAACCCCGGGAGGAAGCGCCCGCAGCCTGTTGGCACTGATGTTGAAGAGCTGCAGGTTGGGCAGGACATCCCCGACACCCACCTCTGTCCCCAGCTCCACCAGCCGGTTCTGGCTGAGGTCCAGCTCAGTCAGCATGGCTAAGGGGCCCTCCTCCAACAGGTGAAACGCCTCCAGGCAGTTCTGGTTGAGCTTCAGGTGGGTCAGTGAGGGCATCTGGGCCAGGAAGCCCTCTGGCAGGCCCCAGACCTGGTtctggctcatgtccagcagGCGCAGGGAGGAGAGGTTGCTGTAGCAGAGCTCATCCCAGAGCCTGACCGTTGTGATGTTGGTGGAGTTGCCATCAATGATCAGGAACTGCACGGTGACGTTGGCCAGGGACGTGCCGTTGGGGAGGCGCTGGTAGAAGCTCATCCTgttgtcctgcagcagcagggagtggAGCTTGTTCTGCCGGGGCAGCACGGGGAAGAACAGCAGGCGGTTGTGGGACAGgtccagcacctccagctcaaAGAGGTCATCGCTTTCCAGAGCCAGAAACCACTCGATGATGTTGTTGCTGACGTTGAGCACCCTGAGCTGGGTGAGGCCAAACCCCACCAGACACGGGAGGTAGTTGTAAGCTATGTTGAGCCTCTGCAGACTCTGCAGCCCTTCAAAAGCTTCATCAATCTCAAAGATGTAGTTCTTCTCCAGgttcagctccagcagctgtgTCAGGTTTGTAAAGATGGACGAGTCCAGTCTCATGATGACATTCCTGGCCACAGACAGGGACTCCAGGGAAGATAGGTTCCAGACTAGAACCGACACCATGTCCTCAGTGAGGCGGTTTCCAGCCAAATCCAGTGTCCTCAAGGCTTGCAGAGCagaaagagcagctgctgtcagcGAGTAGTTGGTGAAGAGGAGGTTGTCTGACAAGGAGAGCTCCTGGAGGCCTTGACTGCTGTGGAAGGTGCCGGGCTCGATGAGCTCCAGCCGGTTCCTGGTCAAACTGAGATGGCAG containing:
- the CEP19 gene encoding centrosomal protein of 19 kDa, with translation MWTARRGPSEQGAFPSSAAVAMATGRGRRRRSSAFLAGPAAARVRFTIAEDSDEATPSTRTGMSFTAQKCGVCFQPPSIVLIYRDHSQDKTRRRIMPVRNFSRFSDCSMAAEQLKNNPRHKPYLEGVSLRQLQKLYSLLRGHLEGESLAESLEKFQQEETINPEEDMNKLDDKELAKRKSIMDVLFERNRKKKGDPDFIYDVEVEFPQDEQLESCGWDLESDEEI
- the NRROS gene encoding transforming growth factor beta activator LRRC33, with the translated sequence MEAPLPGLSLLLVLLAVGRGSGAVEAWAPSPGGCELLQSTTDCTGRWLSSIPGNLRGDTEELLLDDNTIQVLGNASLLPYTQLCHLSLTRNRLELIEPGTFHSSQGLQELSLSDNLLFTNYSLTAAALSALQALRTLDLAGNRLTEDMVSVLVWNLSSLESLSVARNVIMRLDSSIFTNLTQLLELNLEKNYIFEIDEAFEGLQSLQRLNIAYNYLPCLVGFGLTQLRVLNVSNNIIEWFLALESDDLFELEVLDLSHNRLLFFPVLPRQNKLHSLLLQDNRMSFYQRLPNGTSLANVTVQFLIIDGNSTNITTVRLWDELCYSNLSSLRLLDMSQNQVWGLPEGFLAQMPSLTHLKLNQNCLEAFHLLEEGPLAMLTELDLSQNRLVELGTEVGVGDVLPNLQLFNISANRLRALPPGVFTHTRKITTVDLSHNQVDLCPQPDVAGEAESPPCVDIRGVETLTHLSLAGCGLRGLGGRPFQGTPLIHLDLSDNCQALSGGLGWLQDLALTLQVLSLRNTSLSSTSVDFSTLNSLVRLDLSGNSLTAFPASLGTLELHSLDLRDNCLPALPPDTARTPLGGSLRELYLSRNPYNCCTLGWWDALQRVEGLRVPDGREVTCSHGSHALSPGALPEPVLRSCRWQTADLALLYLVLALPTCLTLLVAFAVVFLMLKEKLLKMLKNRCGVSSPY